In the Verrucomicrobiia bacterium genome, one interval contains:
- a CDS encoding histidine kinase N-terminal 7TM domain-containing protein: MKYLKQNKLYCFSPPVMLATFIIEIGLAAYTIWRYKLNSITRLASAILICLAAFQLAEFNVCEGAWGLNSAEWARLGYVAITLLPPLGIHLIARLAGDVRRWPYLAAYLLGAGFSGFFLFATNSIATEACLGNYVIFEQSPGTMWAYALYYYGLLLAAIGYAARLAKTATPRVKRSLQMLIIGYALFMVPTTLVNSIDPSTIAGIPSIMCGFAVSLAFVLVFAVLPFARIKPRN, translated from the coding sequence ATGAAATACTTAAAACAAAACAAACTCTACTGTTTCTCGCCGCCAGTTATGCTGGCGACTTTTATTATTGAAATTGGCCTAGCGGCGTATACTATTTGGCGATATAAATTGAACTCAATTACCCGCCTAGCGTCGGCAATACTTATCTGTTTAGCCGCTTTTCAGTTAGCCGAATTCAACGTTTGTGAAGGTGCGTGGGGGTTAAATAGCGCTGAATGGGCGCGACTTGGCTATGTGGCGATTACGCTGTTGCCGCCTTTAGGTATTCATCTGATCGCACGCCTGGCGGGTGATGTCCGACGCTGGCCGTATCTTGCGGCTTACCTACTAGGGGCTGGGTTTAGCGGGTTCTTTTTGTTTGCGACGAATAGCATCGCGACCGAAGCTTGTCTCGGTAACTACGTGATTTTTGAACAATCCCCTGGCACAATGTGGGCGTACGCCCTTTACTACTATGGGCTTCTACTGGCCGCAATTGGCTACGCGGCAAGGCTTGCAAAAACCGCAACCCCACGAGTAAAACGTTCTTTGCAGATGCTGATTATTGGCTACGCATTATTTATGGTACCGACCACGTTAGTAAATAGTATAGACCCGTCAACCATTGCCGGTATTCCCTCCATTATGTGCGGGTTTGCCGTCAGTCTTGCGTTTGTGTTGGTATTTGCTGTTTTACCATTTGCCCGAATAAAACCTAGGAATTAA